The following coding sequences are from one Triticum aestivum cultivar Chinese Spring chromosome 5A, IWGSC CS RefSeq v2.1, whole genome shotgun sequence window:
- the LOC123106700 gene encoding oligopeptide transporter 5-like isoform X1 has product MAETRYDAEEEVNDHPIEEVRNTVPITDDPSEPSLTIRTWVLGMSSCMLLAFVNEFFMYRSNQLSIGTVLVQIATLPIGRFMASALPAKLIRVPLIGWSFSLNPGPFSLKEHCLITIFAGAGASGVYAMNIIAIVKVFYKRQINPYAAMLLAQTTQLLGYGWAGLFRTYLVDSAYMWWPLNLVQVTLFRAMHEEEKRPKGQLTRLQFFIIVLVCSFAYYLIPSYLFPAASTFSALCWFFKDSVTAQQIGSGLKGLGLGSFGLDWNTVAGFIGNPLASPAFAIFNIMVGFSLSNYLTLPLLYWTNTYNAKRFPIISSHVFDAAGGRYDTNRILDPKTFTLNLHEYNAYSRINLSVLFAINYGFGFAGLMSTLSHVALYHGKEIFDLWWKAASEKGKEHDVHTRIMKRNYRSVPQWWFHLMLVLVLALSLFTCEGFGGQLQLPYWGLLLACAIALTFTLPIGIITPTTNMVSCVR; this is encoded by the exons ATGGCAGAAACCCGCT ACGATGCAGAAGAAGAGGTGAACGACCACCCAATCGAGGAGGTCCGGAACACGGTGCCGATAACCGACGACCCGTCGGAGCCGTCCCTGACGATCCGAACATGGGTGCTGGGGATGTCGTCCTGCATGCTTCTGGCCTTCGTCAACGAGTTCTTCATGTACCGGTCCAACCAGCTGAGCATCGGCACGGTGTTGGTGCAGATCGCCACCCTGCCCATCGGCCGGTTCATGGCGTCGGCGCTGCCGGCGAAGCTCATACGCGTCCCGCTCATCGGCTGGTCCTTCAGCCTCAACCCGGGCCCTTTCAGCCTCAAGGAGCACTGCCTCATCACCATCTTCGCCGGCGCGGGCGCCAGCGGCGTCTATGCAATGAATATCATCGCCATCGTCAAGGTCTTCTACAAACGGCAGATCAACCCCTACGCGGCCATGCTGCTCGCGCAGACAACTCAG TTGCTTGGGTACGGATGGGCTGGCTTGTTTAGGACGTACCTGGTGGATTCAGCCTACATGTGGTGGCCTCTAAACCTTGTCCAGGTCACCCTGTTCAG GGCGATGCACGAGGAGGAGAAGAGGCCCAAGGGGCAGCTGACACGGCTGCAATTCTTCATCATCGTGCTGGTCTGCAGCTTCGCCTACTACCTGATCCCCAGCTACCTGTTCCCGGCGGCCAGCACCTTCTCGGCGCTCTGCTGGTTCTTCAAGGACTCTGTGACGGCGCAGCAGATCGGCTCCGGCCTCAAGGGCCTCGGCCTCGGCTCCTTCGGCCTCGACTGGAACACCGTCGCCGGGTTCATCGGCAACCCGCTCGCCTCCCCGGCGTTCGCCATCTTCAACATCATGGTCGGCTTCTCCCTCAGCAACTATTTAACGCTGCCGCTCCTCTACTGGACTAACACCTACAATGCCAAGCGCTTCCCCATCATTTCGTCGCACGTCTTCGACGCTGCCGGCGGCCGCTATGACACCAACCGCATCCTCGACCCCAAGACCTTCACGCTCAACCTCCACGAGTACAACGCCTACAGCCGCATTAACCTCAGCGTGCTCTTCGCCATCAACTACGGATTCGGCTTTGCTGGCCTCATGTCCACGCTCTCACATGTTGCGCTCTACCATGGCAA GGAGATTTTTGATCTATGGTGGAAGGCAGCGTCAGAGAAGGGCAAGGAGCACGATGTGCACACCAGGATCATGAAGAGGAACTACAGGTCTGTTCCGCAGTGGTGGTTCCACCTAATGTTGGTCCTCGTGCTGGCTCTGTCATTGTTCACATGTGAGGG
- the LOC123106700 gene encoding oligopeptide transporter 1-like isoform X2, which translates to MSSCMLLAFVNEFFMYRSNQLSIGTVLVQIATLPIGRFMASALPAKLIRVPLIGWSFSLNPGPFSLKEHCLITIFAGAGASGVYAMNIIAIVKVFYKRQINPYAAMLLAQTTQLLGYGWAGLFRTYLVDSAYMWWPLNLVQVTLFRAMHEEEKRPKGQLTRLQFFIIVLVCSFAYYLIPSYLFPAASTFSALCWFFKDSVTAQQIGSGLKGLGLGSFGLDWNTVAGFIGNPLASPAFAIFNIMVGFSLSNYLTLPLLYWTNTYNAKRFPIISSHVFDAAGGRYDTNRILDPKTFTLNLHEYNAYSRINLSVLFAINYGFGFAGLMSTLSHVALYHGKEIFDLWWKAASEKGKEHDVHTRIMKRNYRSVPQWWFHLMLVLVLALSLFTCEGFGGQLQLPYWGLLLACAIALTFTLPIGIITPTTNMVSCVR; encoded by the exons ATGTCGTCCTGCATGCTTCTGGCCTTCGTCAACGAGTTCTTCATGTACCGGTCCAACCAGCTGAGCATCGGCACGGTGTTGGTGCAGATCGCCACCCTGCCCATCGGCCGGTTCATGGCGTCGGCGCTGCCGGCGAAGCTCATACGCGTCCCGCTCATCGGCTGGTCCTTCAGCCTCAACCCGGGCCCTTTCAGCCTCAAGGAGCACTGCCTCATCACCATCTTCGCCGGCGCGGGCGCCAGCGGCGTCTATGCAATGAATATCATCGCCATCGTCAAGGTCTTCTACAAACGGCAGATCAACCCCTACGCGGCCATGCTGCTCGCGCAGACAACTCAG TTGCTTGGGTACGGATGGGCTGGCTTGTTTAGGACGTACCTGGTGGATTCAGCCTACATGTGGTGGCCTCTAAACCTTGTCCAGGTCACCCTGTTCAG GGCGATGCACGAGGAGGAGAAGAGGCCCAAGGGGCAGCTGACACGGCTGCAATTCTTCATCATCGTGCTGGTCTGCAGCTTCGCCTACTACCTGATCCCCAGCTACCTGTTCCCGGCGGCCAGCACCTTCTCGGCGCTCTGCTGGTTCTTCAAGGACTCTGTGACGGCGCAGCAGATCGGCTCCGGCCTCAAGGGCCTCGGCCTCGGCTCCTTCGGCCTCGACTGGAACACCGTCGCCGGGTTCATCGGCAACCCGCTCGCCTCCCCGGCGTTCGCCATCTTCAACATCATGGTCGGCTTCTCCCTCAGCAACTATTTAACGCTGCCGCTCCTCTACTGGACTAACACCTACAATGCCAAGCGCTTCCCCATCATTTCGTCGCACGTCTTCGACGCTGCCGGCGGCCGCTATGACACCAACCGCATCCTCGACCCCAAGACCTTCACGCTCAACCTCCACGAGTACAACGCCTACAGCCGCATTAACCTCAGCGTGCTCTTCGCCATCAACTACGGATTCGGCTTTGCTGGCCTCATGTCCACGCTCTCACATGTTGCGCTCTACCATGGCAA GGAGATTTTTGATCTATGGTGGAAGGCAGCGTCAGAGAAGGGCAAGGAGCACGATGTGCACACCAGGATCATGAAGAGGAACTACAGGTCTGTTCCGCAGTGGTGGTTCCACCTAATGTTGGTCCTCGTGCTGGCTCTGTCATTGTTCACATGTGAGGG